The region CTGCTTGTAGTCAGCACGCTCCTTGTGCCGGGCTACGTCGAAGCTGACGAGGTGCGCCGCATTGCAGAGTTCATCGCCGCGCTGGACCCGGACACCCCCTATTCGCTGCTCGCCTTCTACCCCCAATTCTTCATGAGCGACCTTCCTGTCACTTCGCGGGACCGGGCCTATTCGTGCCTCGAAGCGGCCCGGGCTGCTGGCCTGCGGCGCGTCCACTTGGGCAACCGGCACCTGCTGGGCCTGTAGAAAACAGGCGCCGGGGCGGAGCCCTGCTTCAGGCCCAAACAAGGAGCCGACTGCCAGATAGCGTCGGCGCCGCTCCTCCCTCGCTCCATCTGCCAAAGCAGCCATCCCCTTGACGGGTAGAGGGAGTTCGCCGACCGTACCATCCGCCCGGGCGCTTCCGGGACGACCTGCGCGGCAAGAACGCGGGGCAGACTTATCCCCAGCAGAAAGCCAGAGGACTGCAGCCGCCTGCGGATTCTCCCCGCTGTCTATTCGCGAGGGCCCGCGGTCCACGGAGCATCCGCTCTTGGTGCGCACCCACTCGCCGCCGGGGTTCACATCCGCGCAGCTGCCTGTTCCACCCAGTCCAGCATACCATCCAAGGCCGCCAGCACCTCATCGACTTCGTGCTCCCGGATGGTGAGCGGCGGCAAAAGCTGGTTCACCGACTGGTCGTTGTTGGCATAGATGCAGAGCAGCCCAAACCGGAATCCTGCCAAGGTGAGCAAGGGCCCCATCGCCTCGTGGGCGAGCTTCAGTCCCATCATCAAACCGCGCTGCCGTACCTCCACCAGCACCGCGCCGTGCCGTTCCTTGAGTCGCGCCAGACCATCGGCAAAGCGCCCGGCCATGCGCCGCACGTGCGCTAAGAATTCGGGTTCCTCCAGGATGGCAAGCACTTCCAAAGCCACATGGCAGCCGACCTCTGCGCCGCCAAAGGTGGAAATGTGGATGAAGGGGTTCTCATGCAAAAAGGCGTTGAGGTGGTCCCTGTAAATCGTGGCAGCGATCGGGTACAGTCCCCCGGACAGCCCTTTGGCAGTGACCAAAATGTCGGGGACCACCCCGAAAGTGTCGATGCCCCACACGGCCCCGCATCTGCCCAAGCCGCTCTGCACCTCATCGATGATCATCACCGCCCCATGCTGATCGCACAGGCGACGCACGCCGGCAAAATAGTCCT is a window of Calditrichota bacterium DNA encoding:
- a CDS encoding aspartate aminotransferase family protein translates to MAAIGSMAKERIIESFARHVSSGKVEFFRKAGIDFVFGKREGVYVWDVAGRQRLIDCHCNGGVFNLGHRHPRVVAALKAALEELDIGNHHFISEHRALLAERLTALCPGDLKRVVFGVGGGEAIDMAIKMARAHTRRPKIICAQGGYHGHTGFALAAGDAKYSAPFAPLAPGFVQVPFGDLAALAAAMDADTAAVIFETIPATMGIVVPPEDYFAGVRRLCDQHGAVMIIDEVQSGLGRCGAVWGIDTFGVVPDILVTAKGLSGGLYPIAATIYRDHLNAFLHENPFIHISTFGGAEVGCHVALEVLAILEEPEFLAHVRRMAGRFADGLARLKERHGAVLVEVRQRGLMMGLKLAHEAMGPLLTLAGFRFGLLCIYANNDQSVNQLLPPLTIREHEVDEVLAALDGMLDWVEQAAARM